CGCCTGGCGACAGAAGGAACGCCGGGAGTGGCAGGCCTTCGAGACCCACGAACTCCAGGGGAGTACCGTGACCGTCATCGGCCTCGGCGCGATCGGCCAGGCCGTCCTCAAGCGACTCAAGCCCTTCGGCGTGCACACGATCGGCCTGCGATACACCCCGGAGAAGGGCGGCCCGGCCGACGAAATTGCGGGGCTCGAAGCAAACCCACTCCACGACGCGCTCGCACGCAGCGACTACGTCGTCGTCGCGAGTCCGCTCACCGAAACCACTCGCGGATTGATCGACGAGACGGCCCTCGAAACGATGTCGCCTGAGAGTGTGCTCGTCAACATCGCCCGGGGCCCGATCGTCGAGACCGAGGCGCTGGTGCATGAACTCCAGCGAAACGGAATCCGCGGGGCCGCACTGGACGTGACCGACCCCGAGCCGCTGCCCGCCGATCACGAACTCTGGGGACTGGACAACGTCTTTCTGACACCCCATCACGCCGGCTTCACGCCGAACTACTGGGAGCGGCGGGCAGACATTTTGGCCGAAAACGTCGAAATCGCTGAAGAAACGGGCTCCTTCGACGGGTTATGCAACCAGATTCGGTAGTTACAGCCAGCCCTCGGCGGCCAGCAGTTCGCCGTTCAGCACGCTCGCGCCGGCCGCACCGCGGATCGTGTTGTGCGCGAGGACGTTGAACTTGATCCCCGACTCGGTCTCCTGAATGCCACCGACCGCGATACCCATGCCGTCCTCGACCATGCGATCCAGTCGCGGCTGTGGCCGCTCCGGATCCTCGAAGACGGTAATGAGCGGGTCCGGGGCCGTCGGCAGGTCGATGGTCTCGGCGTCCTCGAAGGCGGCTGTGACGGCCTCGATAGAGGGGTTCTCCGCAAACTCCACGAAGACGTTCTCCAGGTGGCCGTCGATCGTGGGGATCCGGTTGCAGGAAGCGGTGACCGCAGCATCGTGGTACTGAACCTCGCCGTCGCCGAGCTCGCCCAGCAGTTTCCGGGACTCCCCTTCCATCTTCTCCTCCTCGCCGCCGATGTGCGGGATCGCGTTGTCGATGATGTCCATCGAGGAGACCCCGGAGTAGCCGGCCCCCGAGACCGCCTGGAGGGTCGCGACGTGGACCCGCTCGATTCCGAACTGCTCCAGAGCTGCGAGGGCGGGAACCATCGTGATCGTCGAGCAGTTCGGGTTCTTGATGAGCGCGCCGTCCCAGCCACGATTTGCCCGCTGGACCTCGATCAGTTCGAGGTGTTCGGGGTTGACCTCCGGAATGACCAGGGGCACGTCCGCCGCCCGGCGCTCGTTCGAGGAGTTCGAGGAGACCACGTAACCCGCCTCCACGAAGTCGTGTTCGACTTCCGCAGCCACGTCGGAGGGCAGGGAGGAAAAGAGCAAGTCGACGTCGTCGGGAATCGCGTCGGGTTCCGTTCGTCGCACCGTCTGTTCCGCGACGCGCTCTGGGATGGGCGAGTCGACCCGCCACTTGGCGGCCGATCGGTAGGACTCACCGGCACTGGCGTCACTGGCAGTCAGAACCCGCAGTTCGAACTCCGGATGATCGGTGAGAAGCTGAATGAAACGCTGTCCGACGGCGCCGGTCGCACCGAGGATGCCAACCTGAATCATACCCGGCGTTTGGCAGCCCGGCCCTAAGCCCTTCTGATTGGGAGCGATTTGCCGCTCAGTTGAGCTTGCGCGTGACGTAGCCGGCGATCCGGTTGCGGACCCCCTTTGACTCGATGTTGGTCAGGGCGGTCACGCTCTCCTTGTTGTGCTCGAAGTCATCAGCCTGGAAGGCCTGGGGATACCGTTCGAGCAGGATCGTTCCGGTCTTTTTGACGTAGTCGGGCTTGATAGCCATATCGGCGCTTACCGGCCGGCCGGGTTAAAAACATTCGTTCCTAGCTCTGCTGGACGCCCCGAAGGACCCGATCCAGCACGCGCGGATCGTCACTGGGCCGGGCCACGCTGACGGCATCTGCACCCCGTTGCAGGTAGTTTCGAGCCGTCTCCCGGTCACGAACCCCGTTGTTCGCGATGAGGAAGGCGTCGACCCGGTCGGCGATCTCTCCAATCACCGGCTCCGAGTCCATCGCGTCGACGTGCAGGATATCCGCCCCAGCCGCGGCGAGAGACTCACTGAGCGCGGGGAGAGCAACCCCGTCGACCTCCGCACGAACTTTCACACTCACCGTCGCGCCGGCCGAACTCACGATCTCGACCTGCTCGCGGAGCCGTTCGGGTTCGCGGAGTAGGGCCTGCCCGCCACCCCGATCGGTCATCTCGGGTTGCCGGCAGTGGGCGTTGATTTCGAGGACCGCGTCGTGATCCACACAGAGGGACGCCGCCCGGCGTAGCGCAGTTGGCTCGACGGCCCGGACGTTGAATCCGGGCTCGATATTCAGATCCGCCAGCTGGCCGAGCTGAGCGTCCATGAACACAAAGGGGTCGTCGGGAAGGAACTCCGAGCGATCACGCTCGGCGACCAGTTCGCGAGCAGCGTCCCGAGTCGGGTCGTCGAGGGCCAGCCCACCGAGAAACGCCAGTCCGGCCCACGGCGAGGCCGCGATCGCCCACTGGGCGTCCGACTCGCCGCTCAAACTTGCGAGCGCGAGGCGGGGTTCGAACATCAGACGACCTCCAGGGCGTCTCTGGTCGCCCTGGCGACCCGCGTCGCGTCCGCTTTCGTCTCGATTCTCGTGTCGGTGCGGATCGTGGGCCGGTCCAGGTTCGTCCCGTCCGCGGTATCGAGCACGAAGGCGTCGACGAAGGGCAGCGCCGCAGCGACCCCGGCCGTCGATGCTTCGTAGCCCTCGGCGCGCATGAGTTTCGCGGCCGGGCCCGAGAAGACCTGGTCCTCGATGAACGGCGAGACGGCGACGACGATCGTCTCGGAGAGCGCCGCGGGAACCCCCGCAAGAGCGAGCATCGGACCGAGACTCGTAATGGGGTTGGCCGGCCCGATGACGACTGGCTCCGCGAGGGCGTCGAGCACGGCCTGGGTGGGTTCGGCCGCTTTAGCGCCGCGAAACTCGACGTCCGAGACGGTCGGCTCGCCGCCGCGAGCGACCCAGAACTCCTGGAAGTGCATCTCGCCGGCCGGAGTATGAACGATGGTCGCGACCGGATCGTCGCTCATCGGAAGCACCGACACCGAGAGCCCAAAGGCCGTTGCAAGCTGTCGGGTGGCTGCCGTAAGCGAGTGACCTTCATCAAGCAGCGAAGTCCGGAGGAGGTGGACGGCCCGGTCCCGATCGCCGATGTGGAGAAACTCCGGGGCCGCAGAGAAGCGACGAAAGCGGGCCAGGTCCCGGCCGGCCGTCTGTGCTGTGTCGGGAAGGTATCGAGGGTCGTCCCCCCGGTCGAGCGCTTCCGTGAGTGCAGCGAGTTCCGTGTTGGTGGTCGCCGTATCGTCCGCCTGGCCCCACCAGCGCTCGCGGTCGAGTCGATCGCTCCGGCCATAGAGGACCGAATCGATGTCGGGACAGACCAGCAACCCCCCGAGTTCCACGTCGTCACCGGTGTTGGCGATAACGGTGACCGCCTCCGGATCGAAAACCGGATCGGTCCCCCAGAGGAGCTTTGGGGTTCCGGTTCCGCCAGCGAGAACGGTCGGCATGCGCGGGTGAAGGCGGTCGGGGCGGTAAACCCTTGTGACCCATCCAGACGTTTTTGTGCGAACCCGACGAATCCGTCACATGATCACGATCAAGGACAGCGTCCACGACCACATCGAGGTCGAGGGCGTGGCGGCGGCCCTGTTGGACACGCCGCCGGTCCAGCGGCTCAGACGGGTGAGCCAACTGGGGACGGCCTCGCTCGTCTACCCCTCCGCGAATCACACCCGCTTCGAACACAGCCTCGGGGTCTATGCCCTGGCCACTCGGGTCCTCGATCACCTGGACATCCGGGGCGAGGACGCCAAGACGGTCAGAGCCGCCGCGCTCTTGCACGACATCGGCCATGCCCCCTATAGTCACACGCTCGAAGACCTCCTCTATCACCGGACCGGGCGGCAGCACGACGACGTCGAGGACCTGCTTACGGGAGACGTGGCCGACATCCTCCTGGCTCACGACATCGAACCCGACCGGGTCGTGGGGCTGATCGCCGGGGACGGGCGACTCGGCCAGCTAATCGCCGGGGAACTCGACGTGGATCGAATGGACTACCTGGTCCGGGACGCCCACCACACCGGCGTGCCCTACGGCACGATCGACATCGAGCGGCTCCTCCGGGCCCTTCGCTTCGTCGACGGGAATTTAGTCCTCGCGGAGGGCAACGTCCAGACCGCAGAGAGTCTGCTGGTGGCCCGGGCGCTGATGAACCCCACCGTGTACAACCACCACGTCACCAGAATCACCAAGCGAATGCTCCAGCGGGCGACCGAGCGCCTCCTCGAGTCGGGAGCGGTTTCGGCCGAGACCGTCGCCCGAATGGACGACCCGGCCCTGCAGGTCGCGCTCCGAGAGGCCAACGGTGCCGCCCCGCTCGCCAGGCGGCTGGCCGAGCGACGGCTCTACAAGCGGGCCATCTGGGCCGAGTACGGGGACGTCGGCCAGGACCGGGCCGGCGAACTCATCGAGGCCACCCCCGAAACTATCAGGGACACCGAAGCGACCATCGCCGAGCGCGCGGGGGTCGAGGTCGACCAGGTGCTCGTCGACGTCCAGGACCCACCATCGATGCAGGAGTCCACCACCCGGGTTATCGTGAACGGCGAGATCCGACGCCTGCCGGCCCAGTCGACGGTCGTCCGGGCACTCGAACAGGCCCAGCGAGAGCAGTGGCGACTGGGCGTTTACGCCCCGGAAGCCCGTACCGAGGCCGTCGGCCGGGCCGCAGAAGCCGTTCTCGGACTAAAGATCACGGGCTCGCGCATTACCGAGACCGACTCGCCGGGGCGCTATGCATCCTTGACCGACTTCGGGGGTGATTCGGCGTGAGACTCGAGGGGCAGATCGTCGTCGGTTCGGACTTCCACGTACTCGAGGGGCGGGTCGTCGTGGAGGCCGGAACGATCACGGCCATCGAGGAGACCCCCGTCGAGAGCGATGACATCATCCTCCCCGCGTTCGTGAACGCCCACACGCACGTCGGGGACTCGATCGCGAAAGAGGCCGGCCGCGGGCGCAGCCTGGAAGCGCTGGTCGCCCCACCGGACGGGCTGAAACATCAACTGTTGGCCGAGGCGAGTGTCGAAGAACAGGTACAGGCCATGCGCCGGACCCTCTCTTTCATGCAGCAAAGCGGCACCGGGACGTTCGTCGACTTTCGGGAGGAGGGCATCGAGGGCGTGAAGGCCCTGGACCGGGCCGCCGAGGGCCTGGCTATCGAAGCACTTCCCTTCGGACGCGGTGACCCCGAGGTTCTCTCGGTCGCGACCGGCTACGGTGCCAGCGGGACGAACGACGGGGACTTCCAGGCGGCCCGCGAAGCGGCCCGCGAGGCGGGCAAGCCCTTCGGAATCCACGCCGGCGAGCGGGACACCTCCGACATCGAGGCGGCCCTGGACCTGGAGCCGGACCACCTCGTCCACATGGTCCACGCCGAGGACGAGCACCTCGAACGGGTCGCTGACCTGGAGATCCCGATCGTCGTCTCCCCACGATCGAACCTGGTGACCGGCGTGGGACTCCCGCCGGTCTCGAAGCTTCGTGAGTACACCACTGTCGCGCTGGGCACGGACAACGTCATGCTCAACGGGCCGTCGATGTTCCGCGAGATGGAGTTTCTCGCGAAGTGCTGTGACCTCGCGGCGACGGAAGTCCTGGAGATGGCGACCCTGGCGGGGACGGCGATCGCCGACCGGCCCGGCGGCATCCTCGCCCCGGGCCGCCCGGCCAAGTTACTCGTGCTCGACGGGGACACGGACAACCTCGCCGGCTATCAGGACCCCATCAGAGCAATCGTCCGTCGGGCAGGGGTCGCGGATCTGAAACGGGTGCACCTCCCGGCGAACAGTTAAGAGGCGAGCGCCAACAATCAGCACGCATGGGCCTCTATGATCGGATCGTCGTCCCCACGGACGGCTCGGCGGCGAGTCGCCCCGCGATCGAACACGCCGTCGAACTCGCGGCGGTCCACGACGCGGAGATCCACGCCCTCTACGTGATCAACCTGGCGAGCCTCTCGGGTGTCCCGACGGAGGGTTCCATGGAAGGGATCTCCGAGGCGCTCGAACGCGAGGGAGAGACGGCCCTCGAGATGGTCACGGAGGCCGCCGCGATCCGGGACGTTCCCGTCGAGCAGGTTCGACTGGAGGGACGGCCCAGCCAACAGATCGTGGCCTACGCCACCGACCACGACGGCGACCTGATCGTCATGGGCACCCACGGCCGGGGTGGCCTCGACCGTCTGCTCCTGGGTAGCGTGGCCGAACGGGTGGTCCGCTCTGCGACGGTCCCGGTGCTGACCGTCCAGGATGCGGGAGCGGAAATCCCCGATTAGGCCTCGCCGAAGACGGGGACGGCCGCGCCGCTCGTGGCGACTGTTGCATCACTGCAGAGTGCAAGCATCGTCCGGGCGATGGCTTCGGGCGCGACCCAGGCGTCGAAGTCGCCGTTTGGGATCATCTCCCGGTTCGCCGGCGTGTCGATGACACTCGGCATGACGGCGTTGGCCCGAACCACCCCGGACTGCTCCTCGGCGATGGTCTCGGTGAGCAACCGCACGCCGGCTTTCGAGGCCCGGTACGGCCCGTCGCCCTGGCCCCCGGAGAGTGAGGCTTTTGCGCTCACGTTCACGATCGCTCCCTCGGTCGCCTGCAGGTGCGGGAGGGCGTGTTTCGAGGCGAGAAACATGGTCTTGAGGTTCACGTCGAAGACCATCTCGAAGGTCGAGAGGTCGGTCTCCTCGATGGGATCGCCGCCGGCCCAGGTCCCGGCGACGTTCAGCAGGTAATCGAGGCGGCCGTGGTCCTCGATGACCTCGGCGACCAGGGACTCGACGGCCGCCTCGTCCGTGAGGTCGGCCTCGTAGAAGGCGATTTGCTCAGTCCCGAGATCGCTCTCGGTCTCGCTCGGCGGGCGGCGGTCCGTTCCGGCCACGGTCGCCCCGGCCGACAGGAAGGCCTCGGCGACGGCACTGCCGAGACTCCCGGAGACGCCCGTGACCAATGTGACACGATCGGTGAAGTCGAAGCTAACGTCCATATGGTATGGTAGGGCGTCACGAGGAAATAGCTACGGTTCGACGACCAGTTTGCCGAGGAACTGATCGGAAAGAACGGCTCGCTGGGCCGTCGCTGCGTCCGAGAGGTCGTAGGTTCGGGCGATCCGTGGTCGGATATCACCTGCCTGCATGAGAGTCGCGAGTCGGTCGAGCACGCCGTCGAAGCGTGGCGTGTTGAACATGCTCATCAACACGAGTTCGAGGTCCTTCGCTCGTGCCGCGGCAACGTTCCCAAATCCAGCTTCCGGCGCAGTGTTGCCGATCCCAACCACCCGAGTCCCCACCCGGGCAACCTCGGCGTCGAACTGGAGGTACTCGTCGAGGCGATGATCGAGGATCACCGCCGGGCGGCCCGCGTCGATGACAGCCTGTGCCAGCTCTTCCCGGGCGTAATCCAGAGTGTGATCGGCCCCGAGCGCGGAGAGTTGGTCGTGGATCGCTGGCCGCCCGGTCGCGATGACCTCGGCCCCGGTCGCCGCCGCCAACTGGACGGCAACGTGGCCCACACCGCCCCCGCCACCGTGGATCAGACAGGTCTCAGCGGGTTCGAGCCCCGCGTGGTGGACCAGCGCCCGCCAGGCCGTGACCCCGACGAGGGCGATTGCGGCTCCCGAATCGAAGTCGATGTCGGGCGGCAGTTCGGCGAAATGTGTCTCCGGACCCACCGCGAACTCGGCGTAGGTTCCCTGTCGGTCCCGACCGAGACCGGTGCCGAAGACCCGATCGCCCGGTTCGAACTTGCTGACGTCCGGGCCCACCGCCGCGACGGTTCCGGCGACGTCGGCCCCGGGAATCATCGGAAGGCCGGCCGGGGTGTACGTGCCGGTCCGAAAGTAGGTGTCGACGGGATTGACGGCGGCCGCCGCGACCTCGATCAGTAGTTCGTCCCCGCGGGGCTCGGGCCGATCGACCGTCTCGACGGCCAGTACCGAGGGATCGCCGTATTCGTGATAGCGAACAGCTCGCATACCACGGCCCACGCCCGCGACCCGGTTAAGTCCCCGCCCGGGAAGGTTTATGTCCGACCCAACCCCCACATTTGGCATGCGCTTACACGAGTACCGGGCGAAGGAGGTCTTCGCCGCGGCCGGCATCGAGACGCCAGTTTCGAAGCCAGCCACGGATCAGTCGGCGGCACTCGCGGTCGCCCGGGAACTCGGCTACCCGGTCGCGATCAAGGCCCAGGTCCCCGTCGGGGGCCGTGGCAAACAGGGTGGCATCGAGATCGTCGCCACGGACGCCGAACTCCGGACGGCCGCCGAGTCGATCTTCGGCATGAAGATCGGTGGCTACCAGGTCGAGACGGTCCTGGTCGAGGAAGCCGTCGAGGCCGCCCAGGAGCTCTATCTCGGGGTCACGATGGATCGGGGCGAGAAACAGCCGGTCGTGATGGCCTCGGGGAGCGGCGGGGTCGACATCGAGACCGTCGCCCAGGAGACTCCCGAAGCCATCGGTCGGGAACACGTCGATCCGGCCTTCGGGTTGCATCCCTACCAGGCCAGGAACGCCGTGTACCGGGCTGGAATCGACCGCTCGGTCGCCGGCGACGTGGCGAGTGTCCTCGAAACCCTCTATGCGATCTGGGAGCGCCGGGACGCCACCGACGCCGAGATCAACCCACTGATGGTCACCGCCGACGGGGACGTCATCGCGGCCGACGCCGTCCTCAACCTGGACGACGACGCCCTGTTCAGACAGCCGGAACTCGCCGATTTCGACGCCGAACGAAGGGAGGGGACCCTCGAAACCCGGGCCACCGACGCCGGCCTGGAGTACGTGCGACTCGACGGCTCGGTCGGCGTCGTCGGGAACGGGGCCGGCCTGGTCATGACCACGCTGGATCTCATCGATCACTTCGGCGGGTCGCCCGCGAACTTCCTCGACATCGGCGGCGGGGCCGACGCCGATCGGGTCGCTGCGGCCCTCGATGTGGTCTTCGACGATCCGAACGTCTCGGTCGTGCTGCTCAACATCTTCGGCGGCATCACGCGGGGCGACGAGGTCGCGTCGGGGATCAACCAGGCGCTTGCGCAGTACGAGACACTCCCCGATCCAGTGGTGGTGCGACTCGCGGGGACCAAAGCGGAGGCGGGGCGAAACGCCCTGACCGACGCGGTCGAGACCGTCGAAACACTCGAAGGGGCCGTGAAACGGGCCGTCGAACTCTCCCAGGGAGGTGCCCAATGAGTATTCTCGTCGACGCGGACACGCGGGTCGTGGTACAGGGACTCACCGGTTCCCAGGGGCAATTCCACGCCGAGGCGATGCTGGAGTACGGGACGAACGTCGTCGCGGGGGCCGTCCCCGGCAAGGGCGGTCAGACCGTCGCCGGTGTCCCCGTTTACGACCGGGTCGAGACCGCTGTCGCGGAGACCGACGCCGACGCGTCGGTCGTCTTCGTCCCGCCGGCCTTCGCGGGTGACGCATTGTTCGAGGCCCTGGCCGCCGATCTCGATCTGGTCGTGGCTATCACCGAGGGCGTTCCGGTCCAGGACATGGCCCGGGTCTACCGACGCAGCCAGGACGTCGACACGACGCTGCTGGGGCCGAACTGCCCAGGTGTCATCTCCCCAGGGGCTGCCAAACTGGGCATTCTCCCGGGGAGTGTCTTCGAAGCCGGGTCTGTGGGCGTGGTCTCCCGATCCGGCACGCTGACCTACCAGATCGTCGAGAACCTCACGAGTGCCGGACTCGGCCAGTCCACCGCGGTCGGAATCGGTGGCGATCCAATCGTCGGGATGGACTTCCAGGACGCGCTGGGAGCCTTCGAACGGGACCCGGAGACCGAGGCCGTGGTGATGATCGGCGAGATCGGCGGCGAGGACGAGGAGGCGGCCGCAGCGTTCATCGAGCGGGAGATGGACACGCCGGTCGTGGGGTTCATCGCCGGGCGGACCGCCCCTGAGGGCACCCGGATGGGCCACGCCGGGGCGATCGTCTCGGGGTCGGGCGCTGGCACGGCCCAGCACAAGATCGAGGCCCTCGAAGCGGCGGGGGTCCCGGTCGGGGCCACGCCAGCCGAGGTTGCTGACCTGGTCGCCAGTCACTCCCCCGAGTAATAGACGATCTCGATCGGCCGGTCGAGCACCGGGTCGTACTGGGGGGATTCAGGTAGCCGAGTCAGGGCCTCGGGGCCCGCTGCAGCCGCAGCCGCGAGGGCCAGTGCATCGAGAATATCATCCGTCTTCGAAGCGCCGATCGTCGGCGCGTAGGACGGTTTCGTGAGCGTTTCGACGCCCCGCTCGTAGGCCCTCACGAGTGCGGGATCGTGTGATTCGAGCGCGGCCAGCCGCGCCTCGCGACCGGCCGCAGTTCCTTTCGAGGTAGCAATCGGTGTCCCGCCGTTCAGGCCGGCAAAACTGAGTTCCGGGTGAGCTTCCCGGACCGTCTCGGCCGGGATCTCGGGGAAGGCCTGGAGGAATCCGTCGAGTTCCCGAATCCGGGGGACGATCGCCCAGGCCTGGTTCTGTACGCTGAACTCGGCCGGGCGCTGGCGCTCCTTCGCGGTCTCGATGTTCGGCGCGTAGACCGCCTCCCGCGTGGGGGTGAGAAAGACACTTCCCTGCCTCCCGGCGAGTTCGCGTTTCGCGGCGAGGTCACACGCCCGCTTGCCGGTCTCGGTGAGGCCGATCGGGATGTCGATGAGAATCCGGTCGGCATCGCGGTGGGCCCGCCAGAGGTTGAGGACGGTCGGGTAGAACGCCACCTCCGGCGGTCCGGTCTCGGGGATCACCGCGGTGACCCAGCCGTTTCCGGCCCAGTCGACGCCGACTGCGCTTGCCATAGCTGAACACGGCGGTGAAGGCACTTAGTCGAACGGATGGCAGAAATTTGCCTGTGAAAAGGGGCTCAGTCAGCCATCGGGGCCGACGTCCCGGTGCTGACAGATTCAGTACTCGAGGGTTGGGTAGTGGAATCAACGGGGGCGTTGACGAACAGTGCGTGGCCGATCAGTCCCATCGCGAGGAGCCCGCCGACCGCGACGGCGATCTCGAATCGCAGACCGGCCAGTCGAAGACCGCCGCCGAAGCCGAACAAGACCAGCGGAATGAGACCGAGGACGAAGTCGTAGTAGGTAGTCATGATAATAACCCGTTTGAAAATAATGGAAAGAGGGTATATAATTCCTTTGGAGGGGTTAGGTAGTGCATCCACATAACTTAGAGATCTATTCCTCCGTCCCCTCCGGCCACCCCCGGTGAAGCTCCAGCGAGAGCGCCACTCCCAGAACGGTCAGTGCTCCCGAGGAAGCCACACCAGCGACTGGCTCGGGAAGGAGCACCCCCGATCCGATCGTCGCCGGAGCGACCGCCACGAGCACACCACCGAGCCGGGAGCGACCGCGCCGAAGGTACACTACGCCGAGGAGTACCAGCCCGACCACGAGGAGCAGGCCCCCGAACAGCCCAGGCAGAAGCCAGGCAATCGACGAAAAC
This region of Halodesulfurarchaeum sp. HSR-GB genomic DNA includes:
- the cofD gene encoding 2-phospho-L-lactate transferase; the protein is MPTVLAGGTGTPKLLWGTDPVFDPEAVTVIANTGDDVELGGLLVCPDIDSVLYGRSDRLDRERWWGQADDTATTNTELAALTEALDRGDDPRYLPDTAQTAGRDLARFRRFSAAPEFLHIGDRDRAVHLLRTSLLDEGHSLTAATRQLATAFGLSVSVLPMSDDPVATIVHTPAGEMHFQEFWVARGGEPTVSDVEFRGAKAAEPTQAVLDALAEPVVIGPANPITSLGPMLALAGVPAALSETIVVAVSPFIEDQVFSGPAAKLMRAEGYEASTAGVAAALPFVDAFVLDTADGTNLDRPTIRTDTRIETKADATRVARATRDALEVV
- a CDS encoding 30S ribosomal protein S17e → MAIKPDYVKKTGTILLERYPQAFQADDFEHNKESVTALTNIESKGVRNRIAGYVTRKLN
- a CDS encoding HD domain-containing protein, which translates into the protein MITIKDSVHDHIEVEGVAAALLDTPPVQRLRRVSQLGTASLVYPSANHTRFEHSLGVYALATRVLDHLDIRGEDAKTVRAAALLHDIGHAPYSHTLEDLLYHRTGRQHDDVEDLLTGDVADILLAHDIEPDRVVGLIAGDGRLGQLIAGELDVDRMDYLVRDAHHTGVPYGTIDIERLLRALRFVDGNLVLAEGNVQTAESLLVARALMNPTVYNHHVTRITKRMLQRATERLLESGAVSAETVARMDDPALQVALREANGAAPLARRLAERRLYKRAIWAEYGDVGQDRAGELIEATPETIRDTEATIAERAGVEVDQVLVDVQDPPSMQESTTRVIVNGEIRRLPAQSTVVRALEQAQREQWRLGVYAPEARTEAVGRAAEAVLGLKITGSRITETDSPGRYASLTDFGGDSA
- a CDS encoding D-2-hydroxyacid dehydrogenase; amino-acid sequence: MGLPLPETVTVDIVVLRQQLQGLDGESYAAALEERLPEAEINVARTPSEERALLRTAQIAAGTNIDPEAVESAENLELFAGTYAGTEHLPLDVLEDHGVAVTNGSGVHGPNIAEYVLGSILAFARGFPTAWRQKERREWQAFETHELQGSTVTVIGLGAIGQAVLKRLKPFGVHTIGLRYTPEKGGPADEIAGLEANPLHDALARSDYVVVASPLTETTRGLIDETALETMSPESVLVNIARGPIVETEALVHELQRNGIRGAALDVTDPEPLPADHELWGLDNVFLTPHHAGFTPNYWERRADILAENVEIAEETGSFDGLCNQIR
- a CDS encoding amidohydrolase family protein — encoded protein: MRLEGQIVVGSDFHVLEGRVVVEAGTITAIEETPVESDDIILPAFVNAHTHVGDSIAKEAGRGRSLEALVAPPDGLKHQLLAEASVEEQVQAMRRTLSFMQQSGTGTFVDFREEGIEGVKALDRAAEGLAIEALPFGRGDPEVLSVATGYGASGTNDGDFQAAREAAREAGKPFGIHAGERDTSDIEAALDLEPDHLVHMVHAEDEHLERVADLEIPIVVSPRSNLVTGVGLPPVSKLREYTTVALGTDNVMLNGPSMFREMEFLAKCCDLAATEVLEMATLAGTAIADRPGGILAPGRPAKLLVLDGDTDNLAGYQDPIRAIVRRAGVADLKRVHLPANS
- a CDS encoding NADPH:quinone reductase, which encodes MRAVRYHEYGDPSVLAVETVDRPEPRGDELLIEVAAAAVNPVDTYFRTGTYTPAGLPMIPGADVAGTVAAVGPDVSKFEPGDRVFGTGLGRDRQGTYAEFAVGPETHFAELPPDIDFDSGAAIALVGVTAWRALVHHAGLEPAETCLIHGGGGGVGHVAVQLAAATGAEVIATGRPAIHDQLSALGADHTLDYAREELAQAVIDAGRPAVILDHRLDEYLQFDAEVARVGTRVVGIGNTAPEAGFGNVAAARAKDLELVLMSMFNTPRFDGVLDRLATLMQAGDIRPRIARTYDLSDAATAQRAVLSDQFLGKLVVEP
- a CDS encoding SDR family NAD(P)-dependent oxidoreductase → MDVSFDFTDRVTLVTGVSGSLGSAVAEAFLSAGATVAGTDRRPPSETESDLGTEQIAFYEADLTDEAAVESLVAEVIEDHGRLDYLLNVAGTWAGGDPIEETDLSTFEMVFDVNLKTMFLASKHALPHLQATEGAIVNVSAKASLSGGQGDGPYRASKAGVRLLTETIAEEQSGVVRANAVMPSVIDTPANREMIPNGDFDAWVAPEAIARTMLALCSDATVATSGAAVPVFGEA
- a CDS encoding tRNA-dihydrouridine synthase; protein product: MFEPRLALASLSGESDAQWAIAASPWAGLAFLGGLALDDPTRDAARELVAERDRSEFLPDDPFVFMDAQLGQLADLNIEPGFNVRAVEPTALRRAASLCVDHDAVLEINAHCRQPEMTDRGGGQALLREPERLREQVEIVSSAGATVSVKVRAEVDGVALPALSESLAAAGADILHVDAMDSEPVIGEIADRVDAFLIANNGVRDRETARNYLQRGADAVSVARPSDDPRVLDRVLRGVQQS
- the sucD gene encoding succinate--CoA ligase subunit alpha; protein product: MSILVDADTRVVVQGLTGSQGQFHAEAMLEYGTNVVAGAVPGKGGQTVAGVPVYDRVETAVAETDADASVVFVPPAFAGDALFEALAADLDLVVAITEGVPVQDMARVYRRSQDVDTTLLGPNCPGVISPGAAKLGILPGSVFEAGSVGVVSRSGTLTYQIVENLTSAGLGQSTAVGIGGDPIVGMDFQDALGAFERDPETEAVVMIGEIGGEDEEAAAAFIEREMDTPVVGFIAGRTAPEGTRMGHAGAIVSGSGAGTAQHKIEALEAAGVPVGATPAEVADLVASHSPE
- a CDS encoding universal stress protein; this translates as MGLYDRIVVPTDGSAASRPAIEHAVELAAVHDAEIHALYVINLASLSGVPTEGSMEGISEALEREGETALEMVTEAAAIRDVPVEQVRLEGRPSQQIVAYATDHDGDLIVMGTHGRGGLDRLLLGSVAERVVRSATVPVLTVQDAGAEIPD
- the asd gene encoding aspartate-semialdehyde dehydrogenase, which produces MIQVGILGATGAVGQRFIQLLTDHPEFELRVLTASDASAGESYRSAAKWRVDSPIPERVAEQTVRRTEPDAIPDDVDLLFSSLPSDVAAEVEHDFVEAGYVVSSNSSNERRAADVPLVIPEVNPEHLELIEVQRANRGWDGALIKNPNCSTITMVPALAALEQFGIERVHVATLQAVSGAGYSGVSSMDIIDNAIPHIGGEEEKMEGESRKLLGELGDGEVQYHDAAVTASCNRIPTIDGHLENVFVEFAENPSIEAVTAAFEDAETIDLPTAPDPLITVFEDPERPQPRLDRMVEDGMGIAVGGIQETESGIKFNVLAHNTIRGAAGASVLNGELLAAEGWL
- the sucC gene encoding ADP-forming succinate--CoA ligase subunit beta, which codes for MRLHEYRAKEVFAAAGIETPVSKPATDQSAALAVARELGYPVAIKAQVPVGGRGKQGGIEIVATDAELRTAAESIFGMKIGGYQVETVLVEEAVEAAQELYLGVTMDRGEKQPVVMASGSGGVDIETVAQETPEAIGREHVDPAFGLHPYQARNAVYRAGIDRSVAGDVASVLETLYAIWERRDATDAEINPLMVTADGDVIAADAVLNLDDDALFRQPELADFDAERREGTLETRATDAGLEYVRLDGSVGVVGNGAGLVMTTLDLIDHFGGSPANFLDIGGGADADRVAAALDVVFDDPNVSVVLLNIFGGITRGDEVASGINQALAQYETLPDPVVVRLAGTKAEAGRNALTDAVETVETLEGAVKRAVELSQGGAQ